The window CCTTGGCGCTGCATTAATTGGCCTCGTTGCAAAAGGAAACCGAGAGGAAGGCGGCAAGACTTGGCCTGCGGGTGATGTTAGCGGAAAATATCTGTAATTTAGACCCCGGAGGGCGGGCCTGTGAGCGATTGCTGTCCGCGGTGCTGAAGGAAAGGCAGCCACGCCCAGAGGAGGAAACCTAATGAGGGCAGGGCGGTGTTTCCGTTTTCCTTGGCCGGGTTCAGCACCCTACACTCAATAAGCGTGGGCTTTCTAGCAGGACTGGACACTCAGGCGGTGTGTCAATCTTTAGACAATCTTTATAGAGTGCATAGATgtttaatttcataaaatttaggAAAGCTTCATTTCAGGAAGgaattttattcctctttttctcccttagGGCAAGCACTTTAACCTTTTAAGCCCAACCAGATGAGTTGCCTGCAGTTTTGGAGGCCTTCAGAGCATTTCACTAGACCTCTGTCTGTGTCGGTCCAGTGTCTTTAGCCAAGGTGAGCTTGCTCGTGGTGTGAAGTGTGCCACGAAAATGGGCTTTCCTGCACTCCACAAATGAGAGTGCTTAGCAGCCAGGGGAAGGGGAAGGTATCTATCTAATTGTGCTTTTCCTCGCAGTTACACATGAAAAGTACTTTCCTATTTAGAAGAGAGATGGTAGAACTGGGCACTCTTCCAATAAAGGAAAGACCTTGAATTTCCAGTTGGTTCTCATACTTGTTTGCCTGCCTTTCTGTCTATGTGTGTTTGCACATGCATAAGGGATGGTGTTCCTGTGTTGAATTTTAcagagcagattttttttctgttgattcaATAAAACGTTTAGTAGTCTTAGTACCagctgcttgtttgtttttaattctgattaAGGTTAGAGTCTAGAAAGAGAAGACAATATGAAATATGTTGGGTTTACCTAATTCATAGTATTCTTAGATGTATCTGGCATGCtgaataaaaatgtgtttaattgcatcctttcattttatacattattacatcttaagttttcttttctcttctgagaGAACCAATGGATTAAGGTACTAAAATAATCAAATGTTGCAAAGCTGAGGACATGTGGTAGAAGtaactttaaatgtttttattctttatgacAGCTTTGATTAAAGATGACTTCCTTGTTTGCTCAAGAAATTCGCCTTTctaaaagacatgaagaaatgtAAGTTTTTTTAAAGGGATGATTCAGATATAGAAATTGGACTGGCTTTGTTAGTGAAATATTGTATACACAGGATGACTTAAAAATTTGCAAGcatgtcattttaattttctgacaCTTAAGAGGTTTTAGTGTTAGGGAATTTCATTGTTTCTTATGAATAAGCAAGATTAAAAGGTATGTTCTATGTATTTTTACTCTTTGTAAGTAATATATAGATAAATttgcccctcctcccaccctttctaGGCTCCACATTGGCATTTAATGGGCTTCTCTAAACCTCTTACACAGGGCTGGCTTCTTGGGTATGTGACTTATATACAGTCACAGGTCCTGCATTTGGTTTAATGCTCTCATGCCATTGTCTTGCATCATTTTGGACTGGACCCTGCAAATTGTGTAGCCAGTCCTGCTCTTTGCTTTGTATTATTCActcttttcctcctctgtttGTGGGCTTtcaggttttccttttctttaattaattaccAGACGTTCTTTCCTTGGCTCCTAAGATACTTTCCTTACCAAAAAATTGACTGTTCATAGACCTGAGATTTTAATTCCACCTTTAAGACAGCCTGATGAAACACAGTGTTTCTTGAGAACCTCCACAACTATTTGGGAAACAGTTTGACTGTTATGTATACCAACGTATGTATCTTTTAATCATCTTACATATTGtcctaaaaagaacaaaaacatataaaataagcatttgaCCAGCAAGAaacttttaaagtatattatatGTAACGAAGTAGTTTGAAGATGTTTACTTGTAATTTTTTACATCTTTCTTCAATTACTGTTTTACCTTGTTGTgagtatgcatacatacacacagcctCTCACTCATATATCAAACCATCATCTTTCTCttggaaaaagagggaaaaaatatttttattgcttcttcAAACATATGGAAGTTTAGCACAATTCTAAATGTGTAACATGAGATTCAGGGGTACTGAAGTGTTAAGCAGAAGGTTTCATATAGCAAGTTATATCAATGTATGTGTGTCGGGAGGTATATATAACTATGTGTACAAAGGGATATGTATTACAGTTTGCATTTtcaccaaaaattaaaacatatcttcaacattctaaaataatttcaaaagaccAGAGAGGCTAAAAAAACAGAAGCATGTACTTATGGCATATATAAAGAAtatgttaatgaaaataaaaataattttaaccagATTGACTTAAGACTTATTGAACTACCTCAGATTTTTCACTGTCTTATTAGTCGACATAGTAATTGACTTTCAGAATAGGTTAGAGTTGAAGTGAGGTGCaattaagaaatgaattttttatattGGTCAAGCagtaaaatgtttgcttttacttttttaactcTATATAATCTTCGTTTTTTTTCTAGAGTATCACAAAGATTAATGTTACTTCAACAAATGGAGAATAAATTGGGTGATCAACACACAGAAAAGGCATCTCAACTCCAAACTGTTGAGACTGCTTTTAAAAGGAACCTTAGTCTTTTAAAGGTAAGTTTCCATGACTTGAATATAGAGATTTATCCCACCTTCTCAAAAATCTTTTAGGTAAGTTTCATAAAATTGATTTATATAACTTATTGGTTCTCAGTAATAAGTAGAATTACTAAAGCAGCATCTTTTTTAAAAGCCCATGTCAGTTAGATAAGTAGCATATGtatcctcatttttttaaattaaaaaaattgaactttGCTTAAGCTAAATGTTTGCAATCAACTAGAAAATCAATGACTACAGAAGGAATTGTAAGGTCACCCTTTTGCAAGAAGTAAGAAACAGAAGATGTACCTTTCCATCTTTCATCTTCTTTTATTTGAAAGGAAATCCTGAAAGGCCATAAAGTACCTATAAGATATTGAGAGCCAACTCACAACTATCAAACAtcataaaaacaagaacaatttgATTTTGTCTGACTAGGTAAACACACAGAATTCATATCTATGATAACAGATTTCCCAGCTCCCTCTTGATGGATATGGAGGAGTGGTCAAAGTGTATGATTGTGCGGGGCCTCACCATTTGGCCAATGTGCCCATTTGGAGTAGAATCATATGTGTAACATTTTTGGCTGCTTGTTATACTTTGCTTCCAGAATTGTATGGCTTCATCCATAATTAAAACCCTAAAGTTTGCTTCCATTCAAGCTTCCAAGAGATCCTATGACTAAAACATTTGGTAGTAAGACTATATTATTTAAGTTATAAAGcagtgttttcagttttttattgttaaatattttcatcGATAGGCATGATATAGTTATCTTCTGTCCTCACTAGAGGataaaggaagaggaaaattCAGTTATCTTCTCAGCTTCTGGCAGTTTGATCCACAGTAATTTAAGTCACAGCCATAGTGCTACCAAAGCATTCTATATTGCCATATGTCTTACTTGCCCAATGGTGttagcaatatttatttttaaatggaaatatataggATAATCTGGAATTTGCTCTGAAAAGTTAGAAAAACTAAATTAGAAGGCTTAATTGCTACCTACCTGCAGCACGtgatatgatatttggttttcaagcattttccttttaatgagCAAGTATTTGATGAATGCTTAGAGGGTCCTTACTATTGAGCTAGTTCTGGGCAGAAAGTAGGGACAACAAAATAAGTATAAATCAGAGCTCTTGATATCAAGAACCCAGAAACTTTGTGTGATCAAACATTAAATTACATGGAATGGAGTCAGGACTACAGAAATAAGAGTTAAAACATCTTTGAGAGCTAGAATATTCCAAAAGGTCTCAGAGAAGAAGCTAAGCCTAGCCTGTGTTTCAATAGGCAGAAGGCAAGGCATACTGTTGGATTCTTACAAAAGAGCCAAGACCAGAAGACTGACCTTGTTAATGATCCTGGGAGCGTGACTAACTAGCTTAGAAATTCACAGGAAACAAGGTTGGATATGTGTTATGGGACCAAAGAAGTTGAGACTTGATATATAGACATAATTCAGTACTGAAAATgactaagcaaaaggaaaatatagacttatataagaaataaatgagtgGGTATTTAAGAAAGATTCATTTGCTATTTAGATGCAAGATGATTTCAAAAATGGAGAGAACAGTGTTCAGAAGGGTAGCTAAGAAATCGTAGTCATACATATATAAGGAACATAATGAACCTGGTTTCATAGTTATGAGAAACTTCAATTTGGTATGATTTTTCCCCTGATTATCAAAGTAATATATTCctactgtaaaaaaaattttttaaagtgtaaagtAGACGAAATAGCATACCTTCCATATCATCCTATTGAtctaaaattaatacatttttgtatattttctttcagtacttcaataaacatttattgagcatctattatatcACAAACACAGTGCTTGCTGCTAGAGATGctgcctcttctctttttttgcatTCTTTGAGTCATTGcatatgcaatttttaaaatcctacttTCCTCgtatgtttttaaactttggaAAGAATTTTAGTGGCTCTACCATAGAAGTCattatgaaagtaaaataaatgagacttagccgggcacagtggctcatgtctataatctttGGAttacacttggggaggccaaggctggaggatcacttgagcccaggagttcaggaccagcctgagcaacacagcaagaccctatctctaaaaaaaaaagttaaaaaactagctggacgtggtggtgtatgcctttggtcccagctgcttgggaggctgtggcaggaagttcccttgagcccaggagttcagggttgcagtgagctatgatcatgcactGCAGTCACTGAActtgcagcctgagtgacagagtgagactctgtgtctggggaaaaataaataaataagacttgaTTGCAGAATTTTGAGTTGGtagacactttaaaaata is drawn from Homo sapiens chromosome 3, GRCh38.p14 Primary Assembly and contains these coding sequences:
- the CEP15 gene encoding centrosomal protein 15 isoform b (isoform b is encoded by transcript variant 4) codes for the protein MTSLFAQEIRLSKRHEEIVSQRLMLLQQMENKLGDQHTEKASQLQTVETAFKRNLSLLKYFNKHLLSIYYITNTVLAARDAASSLFLHSLSHCICNF